A stretch of DNA from Thermoanaerobacterium sp. PSU-2:
TCTTGTGTAATACCTAGCCCTTCAAAATAATTTCCATTTATTTCGTCTACCGCTTCAGGAGTCGGTTGAATATCGGAAAACTTTGTAACCTGAATTACTCTATCAACAATAGTACCAACTAATTCGTCATTAAATCTTAATATTACAATACGTGTTGATTTAGTATCAGAATAATCTTCAAGTCCCAATATTCGATGTACATTAATCACTGGCACAATTTTCCCGCGCAAATTTATAATACCTTCTAAATATGATTTGCTGTTATGCAAATAAGTGATTTTTTTAAATCTTATAATTTCATACACTTCATTTATCTTTATTGCATATTTCTCTCCACACAATTCACATACAACATATTGATAATCTAATAATTCATTCAAGCCAAATTCCCTCCAACAAGATATTTAAGCAAGGTTTAGAAAGTAAATCATACTAAACTTTTAATATCTCTATAAATTTTGCTAAAAATTTCTGCTATGCATGGATCAAATTGACTTCCTGCATTCTTTTTTATTTCTGAAATTGCTTGGTCAATTTTTAGCGCTTTTCTGTATATGCGGTCATTTGTCATAGCATCAAAGGCATCTGCAACTGACA
This window harbors:
- a CDS encoding chemotaxis protein CheW translates to MNELLDYQYVVCELCGEKYAIKINEVYEIIRFKKITYLHNSKSYLEGIINLRGKIVPVINVHRILGLEDYSDTKSTRIVILRFNDELVGTIVDRVIQVTKFSDIQPTPEAVDEINGNYFEGLGITQDGEVIAIMKIDKLLNAEY